The following coding sequences lie in one uncultured Mailhella sp. genomic window:
- the ispE gene encoding 4-(cytidine 5'-diphospho)-2-C-methyl-D-erythritol kinase, translated as MNEKSVSASPLPSGRTETVYAGCKINLFLFITGRLPNGYHELRTLFVPASEPRDELTFSLAQRERGIRVTCDKEGIAPERNTLTRAYELYAEATGFAPAVDVELRKGVPHGAGLGGGSSDAAQVLLWLQRRAPKPLPEETLCALAARVGADVPFFLLNRPCLAEGIGERLSETESGVEGWSCVLVCPQVRVNTAWAYAAWDAERASFSLTEKTKADKNNRSSCQSFYGMNDFEPVVFAAHPSLAALKAQLVEGGADIAGMSGSGSALFGLFRDSGRAAQAASALRKLKESAEVFGPFLV; from the coding sequence ATGAACGAAAAAAGCGTTTCGGCGTCCCCGCTGCCGTCCGGGCGGACGGAAACGGTGTACGCCGGCTGCAAGATCAATCTTTTTCTTTTCATCACGGGAAGACTGCCGAACGGCTATCACGAACTGCGCACGCTGTTTGTTCCGGCGTCTGAACCGCGGGACGAGCTGACCTTCTCCTTGGCGCAGCGGGAGCGCGGCATCCGCGTGACATGCGACAAGGAAGGCATCGCCCCGGAGCGCAACACGCTCACGCGAGCCTATGAGCTCTACGCCGAGGCCACGGGCTTTGCGCCCGCCGTGGACGTGGAACTGCGCAAGGGCGTTCCGCACGGGGCGGGGCTCGGCGGCGGCAGTTCCGACGCCGCGCAGGTGCTGCTCTGGCTCCAGCGCCGCGCCCCGAAGCCTCTGCCTGAGGAGACGCTTTGCGCGCTGGCCGCCCGCGTGGGCGCGGACGTGCCGTTCTTTCTTCTGAACCGCCCCTGCCTTGCCGAAGGCATAGGAGAGCGGCTTTCTGAAACGGAAAGCGGCGTGGAAGGATGGAGCTGCGTGCTCGTCTGCCCGCAGGTTCGGGTGAACACGGCCTGGGCCTATGCGGCCTGGGATGCAGAAAGAGCGTCATTTTCCTTGACAGAGAAAACGAAGGCAGATAAAAATAACCGTTCAAGTTGCCAGTCATTCTATGGCATGAACGACTTTGAGCCCGTAGTATTCGCGGCTCATCCCTCCCTTGCGGCGCTGAAGGCGCAGCTTGTGGAAGGCGGAGCGGACATTGCGGGCATGAGCGGAAGCGGTTCGGCACTGTTCGGGCTTTTTCGCGATTCCGGGCGCGCGGCGCAGGCCGCATCGGCGCTTCGGAAGCTGAAAGAGTCCGCAGAAGTGTTCGGCCCTTTCCTTGTTTGA
- a CDS encoding ribose-phosphate pyrophosphokinase → MYGDLKILTGTANPQLAMDICDHLGCSLTPALCTTFSDGELRVEIGASVRGHDVFVIQSTCSPANQSLMELCLILDALKRASAGRITAVIPYFGYARQDRKVSPRAPISAKLVSDFLTVAGAQRIVTVDLHAGQIQGFFNCPVDNLYARPVLLKKLSALSGDIVMVSPDAGGVERARSFAKKMDASLAVIDKRRDRPNQVAEMHIVGDVAGKTAVLVDDMIDTAGTICTAANILMEGGAKEVYACATHAVLSGPACERLNDSPFKEVIVTDTIPLGDHAAQCEKLRVASVAGVLAKSIRNIHDGSSVSALF, encoded by the coding sequence ATGTACGGCGACCTTAAAATTCTCACGGGTACGGCCAATCCGCAGCTGGCCATGGATATCTGCGATCACCTCGGTTGTTCCCTCACGCCTGCGCTCTGCACCACGTTCAGCGACGGAGAGCTGCGTGTGGAAATCGGCGCCAGCGTGCGCGGACACGACGTGTTCGTCATCCAGTCCACCTGCTCCCCGGCCAACCAGTCCCTTATGGAACTGTGCCTCATCCTCGACGCTCTGAAGCGCGCCAGCGCCGGCCGCATCACCGCCGTCATTCCGTATTTCGGCTATGCCCGTCAGGACCGCAAGGTCAGCCCCCGTGCGCCCATCAGCGCCAAGCTCGTTTCCGACTTTCTCACCGTGGCCGGCGCTCAGCGCATCGTCACGGTCGATCTGCACGCCGGTCAGATCCAGGGCTTCTTCAACTGCCCTGTGGACAACCTGTACGCCCGCCCCGTGCTGCTGAAAAAACTCAGCGCGCTTTCCGGCGACATCGTCATGGTTTCTCCCGACGCCGGCGGCGTGGAACGCGCCCGTTCCTTCGCCAAGAAGATGGACGCCAGCCTGGCCGTCATCGACAAGCGCCGCGATCGTCCCAACCAGGTGGCGGAAATGCACATCGTGGGCGACGTTGCCGGCAAGACCGCCGTGCTCGTGGACGACATGATCGACACCGCGGGCACCATCTGCACGGCTGCCAACATTCTCATGGAAGGCGGCGCCAAGGAAGTTTACGCCTGTGCCACGCACGCCGTGCTTTCCGGCCCCGCCTGCGAACGTCTCAATGACTCCCCCTTCAAGGAAGTCATCGTGACCGACACCATTCCGCTCGGCGACCATGCCGCCCAGTGCGAAAAGCTCCGTGTGGCTTCCGTTGCCGGAGTTCTGGCCAAGAGTATCCGCAATATTCACGACGGTTCTTCTGTTAGCGCCCTGTTCTGA
- a CDS encoding 50S ribosomal protein L25/general stress protein Ctc has translation MSELKTLSVKKRTAFGKGANRRLRTENLVPGVYYTADGQNIAVQMAELPLTKIYEQVGRTNVFQLEIEDENGAKTLHPVFVWDAQYSPVKNTFTHIDFFGVDLDKEIKVKVQVEYVGTPKGVKMGGTLETYRDEVVLSAKPADMPRKVNLDVSGLEINQSIRVSNMPLPEGVKAVYKSDFTMAAVFMEGADDAPAAE, from the coding sequence ATGTCCGAACTGAAAACTCTTTCTGTGAAGAAGCGTACCGCTTTCGGCAAAGGCGCCAACCGCCGCCTGCGTACCGAAAATCTGGTGCCCGGCGTGTACTACACTGCCGACGGTCAGAATATCGCCGTTCAGATGGCTGAACTGCCCCTTACCAAGATCTACGAACAGGTCGGCCGCACCAACGTCTTCCAGCTCGAAATCGAAGACGAAAACGGTGCCAAGACCCTGCATCCCGTGTTCGTGTGGGACGCTCAGTACTCCCCTGTGAAGAACACCTTCACCCACATCGACTTCTTCGGCGTGGACCTCGACAAGGAAATCAAGGTCAAGGTGCAGGTCGAATACGTCGGCACCCCCAAGGGCGTGAAGATGGGCGGCACCCTGGAAACCTACCGCGACGAAGTGGTGCTTTCCGCCAAGCCCGCCGATATGCCCCGCAAGGTCAATCTCGATGTCTCCGGTCTGGAAATCAACCAGAGCATCCGCGTTTCCAACATGCCTCTGCCTGAAGGCGTGAAGGCCGTGTACAAGTCCGACTTCACCATGGCCGCCGTCTTCATGGAAGGCGCCGACGACGCTCCCGCCGCCGAATAA
- the ruvC gene encoding crossover junction endodeoxyribonuclease RuvC, with protein sequence MISSSDSSVTALGIDPGSNITGWGVVRESSGRLELVANGVLRVKGSSFSERLAFIFHGLHDIIEEYRPQEAGVEQVFTAKNIMSAIKLAQARGAAVAACASFHLPVQDYEPTLVKKTLAGTGRAEKEQVAFMVARLLGRTHIEGPLDTTDALAIAVCHLTLRRFRRLESLV encoded by the coding sequence ATGATTTCTTCTTCGGATTCATCCGTCACGGCGCTGGGCATCGACCCCGGCTCCAACATCACGGGCTGGGGCGTGGTGCGCGAGTCTTCCGGCAGGCTGGAACTGGTGGCCAACGGCGTTCTGCGCGTGAAGGGCAGTTCCTTTTCCGAGCGGCTGGCCTTCATTTTTCACGGCCTGCACGACATCATTGAGGAATATCGGCCGCAGGAGGCGGGCGTGGAACAGGTGTTCACCGCAAAGAACATCATGTCCGCCATCAAGCTGGCGCAGGCGCGCGGAGCCGCCGTTGCGGCGTGCGCGTCCTTCCATCTTCCCGTGCAGGACTATGAGCCCACGCTCGTGAAAAAGACGCTGGCGGGCACGGGGCGCGCCGAAAAGGAACAGGTGGCCTTCATGGTGGCCAGGCTGCTGGGCCGCACGCACATCGAGGGCCCTCTGGACACCACCGACGCCCTGGCCATTGCGGTATGTCATCTCACGCTGCGCCGCTTCCGCAGGCTGGAAAGCCTGGTATGA
- a CDS encoding YchJ family protein yields the protein MSLCPCGSGLELDACCGQYIDGKAKAPTAEALMRARYTAHCLGKYQFLTDTTHPEFREDASADEIKEWSSMMTWEGLDIIETVEGGENDSTGEVKFSAHYSVQNVPQELREDAFFRKEGDEWFYVEGNVYAKQPVRRETPKIGRNDPCPCGSGKKYKKCCMPR from the coding sequence ATGAGTCTTTGTCCCTGTGGCTCCGGCCTTGAGCTGGACGCCTGCTGCGGCCAGTATATCGACGGAAAGGCCAAGGCCCCCACGGCCGAAGCCCTCATGCGCGCCCGCTACACGGCGCATTGCCTGGGCAAGTATCAGTTCCTTACCGACACCACGCATCCCGAGTTCCGCGAAGACGCCTCTGCCGACGAAATCAAGGAATGGTCGTCCATGATGACCTGGGAAGGTCTCGACATCATTGAAACCGTGGAAGGCGGAGAAAACGATTCCACGGGCGAAGTGAAGTTCAGCGCCCACTACAGCGTGCAGAACGTGCCTCAGGAACTGCGCGAAGACGCCTTCTTCCGCAAGGAAGGCGACGAATGGTTCTACGTGGAAGGCAACGTGTACGCCAAGCAGCCCGTGCGCCGCGAGACCCCCAAGATCGGCCGCAACGATCCCTGCCCCTGCGGCAGCGGCAAGAAGTACAAGAAGTGCTGCATGCCCCGCTAG
- a CDS encoding TusE/DsrC/DsvC family sulfur relay protein, with amino-acid sequence MAEVSFQGKTFEVDEDGFLLRFEDWCPEWLEYVKESEGIPELTADHHKVIDFLQDYYKKNGIAPMVRIMSKNTGYKLKEIYELFPSGPGKGACKMAGLPKPTGCV; translated from the coding sequence ATGGCTGAAGTTTCTTTCCAGGGAAAGACCTTTGAAGTCGACGAAGACGGTTTCCTGCTTCGCTTCGAAGACTGGTGCCCTGAATGGCTGGAATACGTGAAGGAATCCGAAGGTATTCCGGAACTCACCGCCGATCATCATAAGGTTATCGATTTCCTGCAGGACTACTACAAGAAGAATGGTATCGCCCCCATGGTGCGTATCATGTCCAAGAACACCGGCTACAAGCTGAAGGAAATCTACGAACTGTTCCCCTCCGGCCCCGGCAAGGGCGCCTGCAAGATGGCCGGTCTGCCCAAGCCCACCGGCTGCGTGTAA
- a CDS encoding OmpA family protein, with amino-acid sequence MKVFRNALVAAALVMGIASAAQAADMVRKVDSFDLLADQSGSMMMQAPDLKMTKAAAAQQVLSAVNEAIPNLGYKASMHTLAPAGKVVSYGDWDRSAMGAGIDSLKTEGVIFGRMTPMGDGFAANSGDYATMARPTAIVLASDGANNTGIDPVAEAAAIYQAQPGICFHVISFADTPEGQAVLDKIAALNSCSVSVKGSDLLADQNAVNQFVADVFYTTGSAPVEEALVLHGVNFAFDSYALDAKAQGILDEAAVVLKEKNVRVTLEGWTDSIGTDAYNKKLSQNRANAVKAYLVEQGVPASKLTAIGMGKSFKYDNSTEEGRYLNRRVEILFN; translated from the coding sequence ATGAAAGTGTTTCGTAATGCGCTGGTTGCTGCGGCTCTGGTGATGGGGATTGCCTCTGCTGCCCAGGCCGCTGATATGGTCCGCAAGGTGGACAGCTTCGATCTGCTCGCCGACCAGTCCGGCTCCATGATGATGCAGGCTCCCGACCTCAAGATGACCAAGGCCGCTGCCGCCCAGCAGGTGCTCTCTGCTGTGAACGAAGCCATTCCGAACCTCGGATACAAGGCTTCCATGCACACTCTCGCTCCCGCCGGCAAGGTTGTTTCCTACGGCGACTGGGATCGTTCCGCCATGGGCGCCGGCATTGATTCCCTCAAGACCGAAGGCGTCATCTTCGGCCGTATGACCCCCATGGGCGACGGCTTCGCCGCCAACTCCGGCGACTATGCCACCATGGCTCGTCCTACCGCCATCGTGCTCGCTTCCGACGGCGCCAACAACACCGGCATTGATCCCGTTGCCGAAGCGGCCGCCATCTATCAGGCTCAGCCCGGCATCTGCTTTCATGTCATTTCCTTCGCCGACACTCCCGAAGGTCAGGCCGTGCTCGATAAGATCGCCGCTCTGAACTCCTGCTCCGTGTCCGTGAAGGGCTCCGACCTGCTGGCCGATCAGAACGCCGTGAACCAGTTCGTGGCCGACGTGTTCTACACCACCGGCTCAGCTCCCGTGGAAGAAGCCCTCGTGCTCCACGGCGTGAACTTCGCCTTCGACTCCTACGCTCTTGACGCCAAGGCTCAGGGCATCCTCGACGAAGCCGCCGTCGTGCTCAAGGAAAAGAACGTTCGCGTGACCCTCGAAGGCTGGACCGACTCCATCGGCACCGACGCCTACAACAAGAAGCTGTCTCAGAATCGCGCCAACGCGGTTAAGGCGTACCTTGTGGAACAGGGCGTGCCCGCTTCCAAGCTCACCGCCATCGGCATGGGCAAGTCCTTCAAGTACGACAACTCCACCGAAGAAGGCCGTTACCTGAACCGTCGCGTGGAAATTCTCTTCAACTAA
- a CDS encoding TerC family protein, which translates to MFGHSLVEVGVFSLVIIACMWLDLRSHNDDKPVTARNAAIWSAIWISLAFAFAGYIGWNEGASQMQLFIAGYLLEESLSVDNLFVMMAIFTSFGIKDAYQHRVLFYGILGAVVMRLLFVAAGSSLIKMFGPYALAGFGVFVLWTAWKMFQSLGKEHDEDIDYSQHWAVRWTQKFIPVYTHLHGHDFFVRTDENGHAVEAPKKHVEGSTVKLAEKPVGKIIWRATPLFLCLVVIEISDIMFAFDSVPAVLAITPDPFIVYTSNIFAILGLRSMFFLLAAAKRYLRHLEKSVIAILAFIGAKMLLDVAGVIHLPAMISLSVVVGFLALGILASFLPEKKA; encoded by the coding sequence ATGTTCGGACACTCTCTCGTAGAGGTGGGCGTCTTCTCCCTGGTGATCATCGCGTGCATGTGGCTCGATCTTCGCTCCCACAACGACGACAAGCCCGTCACCGCGCGCAATGCGGCCATCTGGTCCGCGATATGGATTTCCCTCGCCTTCGCCTTTGCCGGCTACATCGGCTGGAACGAAGGCGCTTCGCAGATGCAGCTGTTCATCGCCGGCTATCTGCTGGAAGAATCCCTTTCCGTGGACAACCTCTTCGTGATGATGGCCATCTTCACGTCCTTCGGCATCAAGGACGCCTATCAGCACCGCGTGCTGTTCTACGGCATTCTGGGCGCGGTGGTCATGCGCCTGCTCTTCGTGGCCGCGGGCAGCTCCCTCATCAAGATGTTCGGCCCCTACGCTCTGGCGGGCTTCGGCGTGTTCGTGCTCTGGACGGCCTGGAAGATGTTCCAGTCCCTCGGCAAGGAGCACGACGAAGACATCGACTATTCCCAGCACTGGGCCGTGCGCTGGACGCAGAAGTTCATTCCCGTCTATACGCACCTGCACGGTCACGACTTCTTCGTGCGCACCGATGAAAACGGCCACGCCGTGGAAGCTCCCAAGAAGCACGTGGAAGGCAGCACCGTCAAGCTGGCGGAAAAGCCTGTGGGCAAGATCATCTGGAGAGCCACGCCGCTGTTCCTGTGCCTGGTGGTCATCGAAATTTCCGACATCATGTTCGCCTTCGACTCCGTGCCCGCGGTGCTCGCCATCACGCCCGATCCCTTCATCGTGTACACCAGCAACATCTTCGCCATTCTCGGCCTGCGGTCCATGTTCTTCCTGCTGGCCGCCGCCAAGCGCTACCTGCGCCATCTGGAAAAGTCCGTCATCGCCATTCTGGCCTTCATCGGCGCCAAGATGCTGCTCGACGTGGCCGGCGTGATTCATCTGCCCGCCATGATTTCGCTGAGCGTGGTGGTCGGCTTCCTGGCTCTGGGCATTCTGGCCTCCTTCCTGCCCGAAAAGAAAGCCTGA
- a CDS encoding carbonic anhydrase, which translates to MSFHIIRARRAHPQHPVLLRLTSGFRRFQYRWYHPDEPLFESLREGQNPLALVIACCDSRVDPVLLTDCRPGDLFVVRNVANLVPPYAPDGGRHGVSAALEYAVKHLRVQDVIIMGHACCGGIHALVSGGGDENRDEFIGPWVDVARHALEKVDEAMPGACDADRARACELWNVRLSLDNLMTFPWVKSAVEEGRLSLHGWYFDLQSGELLEYDAERQAFRPLVGHPHVGRNPVSSRG; encoded by the coding sequence ATGTCGTTTCACATCATCCGCGCGCGGCGCGCGCATCCGCAGCATCCTGTGCTTCTCCGGCTTACTTCCGGTTTCCGTCGTTTTCAATATCGCTGGTATCACCCCGACGAACCCTTGTTCGAGTCCCTGCGCGAGGGGCAGAATCCGCTTGCGCTCGTCATCGCCTGCTGCGATTCCCGGGTCGACCCCGTGCTGCTCACCGACTGTCGTCCGGGCGATCTCTTCGTGGTGCGCAACGTGGCCAATCTGGTGCCGCCCTATGCCCCGGACGGCGGAAGGCACGGCGTTTCCGCCGCGCTCGAATACGCGGTCAAGCACCTCAGGGTGCAGGACGTCATCATCATGGGGCACGCCTGCTGCGGCGGCATTCACGCGCTGGTGTCGGGCGGCGGCGATGAAAATCGCGACGAATTCATAGGCCCGTGGGTGGACGTGGCGCGTCACGCCCTGGAAAAGGTGGACGAAGCCATGCCCGGCGCGTGCGACGCCGACAGGGCCCGCGCCTGCGAACTGTGGAACGTGCGCCTTTCTCTGGACAACCTGATGACCTTTCCGTGGGTGAAAAGCGCGGTGGAGGAAGGCCGCCTTTCCCTGCACGGCTGGTATTTCGATCTGCAGAGCGGCGAGCTTCTGGAATACGACGCGGAACGTCAGGCCTTCCGTCCGCTGGTAGGGCATCCCCACGTGGGGAGAAATCCTGTATCTTCCCGCGGATGA
- a CDS encoding sulfide/dihydroorotate dehydrogenase-like FAD/NAD-binding protein, with protein sequence MPTKILHKEKLIPGRTSKLVLDAPQIAATARPGHFVILRVDEKGERFPLTIADTDKEHGTITIVYLVLGRSTQMLEELEEGQYIHDVCGPLGRATNIQRFEAPKKVICVGGGTGVAAMHHIAKGHHEAGNYVIACIGARNKDLLLFEKELSLFCDEVLVSTDDGSEGQKGIVTDLVRNRLDSEGGNIAEVVAVGPVPMMQAVAELTRGYNVPTTVSLNSLMVDGLGMCGACRVTVGGEMKFTCVDGPEFDGHKVDFAELRSRLGSFRSQEAVAREHHRCNCFEKKEA encoded by the coding sequence ATGCCCACGAAAATTCTGCATAAGGAAAAGCTGATTCCCGGGCGCACCAGCAAGCTCGTGCTGGACGCTCCGCAGATCGCCGCCACGGCCCGTCCGGGTCATTTCGTCATTCTCCGCGTGGATGAGAAGGGCGAGCGTTTCCCGCTGACCATTGCCGACACCGACAAGGAACACGGCACCATCACCATCGTGTATCTGGTGCTCGGCCGCTCCACCCAGATGCTTGAGGAACTCGAAGAAGGGCAGTACATCCACGACGTTTGCGGACCACTCGGCCGCGCGACCAACATTCAGCGTTTTGAAGCGCCGAAGAAGGTCATCTGCGTGGGCGGCGGCACGGGCGTGGCCGCCATGCATCACATTGCCAAGGGCCATCACGAGGCCGGCAACTACGTCATTGCCTGCATCGGCGCGCGCAACAAGGATCTTTTGCTCTTTGAAAAGGAACTCTCCCTGTTCTGCGACGAAGTGCTTGTTTCCACGGACGACGGTTCCGAAGGCCAGAAGGGCATCGTGACCGATCTTGTCCGCAACCGCCTTGACAGCGAGGGCGGCAACATCGCCGAAGTGGTGGCCGTGGGCCCGGTGCCCATGATGCAGGCCGTGGCTGAACTGACCCGTGGCTACAACGTGCCCACCACCGTGAGTCTCAACTCCCTCATGGTGGACGGACTCGGCATGTGCGGCGCCTGCCGCGTGACCGTGGGCGGCGAAATGAAGTTCACCTGCGTGGACGGTCCCGAATTCGACGGTCACAAGGTGGATTTTGCGGAACTGCGCAGCCGTCTCGGTTCGTTCCGTTCTCAGGAAGCCGTGGCCCGCGAGCATCATCGCTGCAACTGTTTTGAAAAGAAGGAGGCCTAG
- the gltA gene encoding NADPH-dependent glutamate synthase, with product MSQEVTRGAKIPRHDMPCQAPEERIRNFNEVALGYTAEMAHEEATRCLQCKKPMCRTGCPVDIAIPDFIAEVVKGDIDEASRIIHKSSSLPAVCGRVCPQEKQCEGKCILGKKGQPVAIGRLERFVADHASAEKAPEIKKVGRRVACIGSGPSSVTCAGYLARLGVDVTMFEGLHEAGGVLIYGIPAFRLPKDVVAHELDALRAMNVDIRLNYVGGRTVTVDGLLKQGYDAVFIGVGAGLPHFLGVPGENCIGVFSANEYLTRVNLGRAHSFPAYDTPVAPGKHVTVFGAGNVAMDAARTALRLGAESVHIVYRRTRAEMPARGEEIEHALEEGVKLLELAAPVRFITDEENHLTGVELQRMELGEPDASGRRRPRPVEGQNFIQETDLAIVALGTRSNPLMLDCTPGLKLTDRGYIAVDENGETSIPNVYAGGDIVTGAATVILAMGAGRRAAQSIARKMGLE from the coding sequence ATGAGTCAGGAAGTCACCCGCGGGGCGAAGATTCCCCGTCATGATATGCCCTGCCAGGCTCCCGAGGAACGCATCAGAAATTTCAATGAAGTGGCCCTCGGCTACACCGCCGAGATGGCCCATGAAGAAGCCACCCGCTGCCTGCAGTGCAAGAAGCCCATGTGCCGCACCGGCTGCCCCGTGGACATCGCCATTCCCGACTTCATCGCCGAAGTGGTGAAGGGCGACATCGACGAAGCGAGCCGCATCATTCACAAGTCCAGCAGCCTGCCCGCCGTGTGCGGCCGCGTGTGCCCCCAGGAAAAGCAGTGCGAAGGCAAGTGCATTCTCGGCAAGAAGGGGCAGCCCGTGGCCATCGGCCGTCTGGAACGCTTCGTGGCCGACCACGCCTCCGCCGAAAAGGCTCCCGAAATCAAAAAGGTCGGTCGCCGCGTGGCGTGCATCGGTTCCGGCCCCTCGTCCGTCACCTGCGCGGGCTATCTGGCCCGTCTCGGCGTGGACGTCACCATGTTTGAAGGTCTGCACGAGGCCGGCGGCGTGCTCATTTACGGCATTCCGGCCTTCCGTCTGCCCAAGGACGTGGTGGCTCACGAACTCGACGCCCTGCGCGCCATGAACGTGGACATCCGCCTGAACTACGTGGGCGGCCGCACCGTCACCGTGGACGGTCTGCTCAAGCAGGGCTACGACGCCGTGTTCATCGGCGTGGGCGCGGGTCTGCCGCATTTTCTGGGCGTTCCCGGCGAAAACTGCATCGGCGTGTTCTCGGCCAACGAATACCTCACCCGCGTGAACCTGGGCCGCGCGCATTCCTTCCCGGCCTATGACACGCCCGTGGCTCCCGGCAAGCACGTCACCGTGTTCGGCGCGGGCAACGTGGCCATGGACGCCGCCCGCACCGCGCTGCGTCTCGGCGCGGAAAGCGTTCACATCGTGTACCGCCGCACCCGCGCGGAAATGCCCGCCCGCGGCGAGGAAATCGAACACGCGCTCGAAGAGGGCGTGAAGCTGCTGGAACTGGCCGCGCCCGTGCGCTTCATCACCGACGAGGAAAATCACCTCACCGGCGTGGAACTGCAGCGCATGGAACTCGGCGAGCCCGACGCTTCCGGCCGCCGCCGTCCCCGTCCCGTGGAAGGACAGAACTTCATTCAGGAAACCGACCTCGCCATCGTGGCGCTCGGCACGCGCTCCAATCCGCTCATGCTGGACTGCACGCCCGGCCTCAAGCTCACGGACCGCGGCTACATCGCCGTGGATGAGAACGGCGAAACCTCCATTCCCAACGTGTACGCCGGCGGCGACATCGTGACCGGCGCGGCCACCGTCATTCTGGCCATGGGCGCGGGCCGTCGCGCAGCCCAGAGCATTGCCCGCAAGATGGGTCTGGAATAG
- a CDS encoding basic amino acid ABC transporter substrate-binding protein, giving the protein MLRRLLCALLLPALLCSSAMAAEKLVVATNPEWPPMEFLDDNKNIIGYDVDMFKAVAAEVGMEAEFKMTAWDGIFAGIAAGNYDVIASAVTITPERQRAFAFTVPYYDVRQIVVLRKGDSASGFADLAGKVIGGQIGTTGIFVAQKSGVKMTIREYDNVGLAMQDLINSRIDAVVCDSPVALYYANQKEGFSDQLTVAFRTEATESFGFVVSKKRQDLVERLNKGIEAVRAKGIEAEIIRKWMGE; this is encoded by the coding sequence ATGCTTCGTCGTCTTCTGTGCGCTCTTCTGCTGCCCGCCCTGCTGTGCTCTTCCGCCATGGCCGCGGAAAAGCTCGTCGTCGCCACCAATCCCGAGTGGCCCCCCATGGAATTTCTTGACGACAACAAGAACATCATCGGCTATGACGTGGACATGTTCAAGGCCGTAGCCGCCGAGGTCGGCATGGAAGCCGAATTCAAAATGACCGCCTGGGACGGCATTTTCGCCGGCATCGCCGCGGGCAACTACGACGTCATCGCCTCCGCCGTGACCATCACGCCGGAACGCCAGCGTGCCTTTGCCTTTACCGTGCCCTACTACGACGTGCGGCAGATCGTCGTGCTGCGCAAGGGCGACTCCGCGTCGGGCTTTGCCGACCTCGCGGGCAAGGTGATCGGCGGCCAGATAGGCACCACCGGCATTTTCGTGGCGCAGAAGAGCGGCGTGAAGATGACCATCCGCGAATACGACAACGTGGGTCTTGCCATGCAGGATCTCATCAACTCCCGCATCGACGCCGTGGTCTGCGACTCTCCCGTGGCGCTGTACTACGCCAACCAGAAGGAAGGCTTTTCCGATCAGCTGACCGTGGCCTTCCGAACCGAAGCCACGGAATCCTTCGGCTTCGTGGTGAGCAAGAAGCGTCAGGATCTGGTGGAGCGCCTGAACAAGGGCATTGAAGCCGTGCGCGCCAAGGGCATTGAAGCCGAGATCATCCGCAAGTGGATGGGCGAATAG
- a CDS encoding amino acid ABC transporter permease, whose translation MAPEGKIEVPAGGLVLPDSEKGGIINAWSLSLVGAVAVLTVLCTLWPDPYLEILRFLPGGLVVTFEVTILSIVCAIPLGLLTGLGRLSHNRVINLIASTYVEIIRGIPLLVQIFYIYYALAKFLQVSGLTSAVIAISFCYGAYMGEVFRAGIMAVPKGQTEASRSLGFNKVQTMMFVVLPQALRTIVPPVGNECIAMLKDTSLVSVMAMPDLMQFGRSFAAKSYLYFETYTVIALIYLIITLLLSKAVSILESRLNYYDKRK comes from the coding sequence ATGGCCCCGGAGGGAAAGATAGAAGTTCCGGCGGGCGGCCTCGTGCTGCCCGATTCCGAGAAGGGGGGGATCATCAACGCATGGTCCCTGTCTCTGGTGGGCGCGGTGGCCGTGCTGACCGTGCTGTGTACGCTCTGGCCCGATCCGTATCTGGAAATCCTGCGTTTCCTGCCGGGCGGACTGGTCGTCACTTTTGAGGTGACCATTCTTTCCATCGTCTGCGCTATTCCTCTCGGACTCCTCACCGGCCTCGGCAGGCTTTCGCACAATCGCGTCATCAACCTGATCGCGTCCACGTATGTGGAAATCATTCGCGGCATTCCGCTGCTCGTGCAGATTTTCTACATCTACTATGCGCTCGCAAAGTTTTTGCAGGTGAGCGGACTCACCTCCGCCGTCATCGCCATCAGCTTCTGCTACGGCGCGTACATGGGCGAAGTGTTCAGGGCCGGCATCATGGCCGTGCCCAAGGGGCAGACCGAGGCTTCGCGTTCGCTGGGCTTCAACAAGGTGCAGACCATGATGTTCGTGGTGCTGCCGCAGGCGCTGCGCACCATCGTGCCGCCCGTGGGCAACGAATGCATAGCCATGCTCAAGGATACCTCGCTGGTTTCCGTCATGGCCATGCCCGACCTCATGCAGTTCGGCCGCAGCTTTGCCGCCAAAAGCTATCTGTACTTTGAGACCTACACCGTCATCGCGCTGATTTATCTCATCATCACGCTGCTGCTTTCCAAGGCGGTCAGCATTCTGGAATCCAGGCTGAACTACTATGACAAACGCAAATAA